The nucleotide window TCTGCAATGATGGCACCTACGGAGATTCTTGCCTCACAGCATTATGAAAACATAAGCCACATGATGGAAAAATACGGAATGAAATGTGAGTTATTAGTAGGTAGTTTATCTAACAAAAAGAAAGAGGAAGTTCTAGATAAGCTTAAAAATGGTGAAATAGATATACTAGTTGGGACTCATGCAATCATTCAAGATAATGTTCAGTTTAAAAATTTAGGTCTTGCTATTACTGATGAGCAGCATAGATTTGGTGTTAGACAGAGAGCTATATTTTCACAAAAAGGATTAAATCCAGATATAATTGTCATGACTGCTACTCCTATTCCAAGAACTTTGGCTTTGATATTGTATGGGGATTTGGATATTTCAATAATTGATGAATTGCCTCCTGGAAGAAAAGCAATAGAAACTTATGCTGTTGGTTTCAATATGTTAGGAAGAGTGAATGAATTTGTGAAGAAACAAATTCGTGAAGGCAGACAAGCTTATATAGTTTGTCCACTTATTGAAGAATCTGATACATTGAATATACGTGCAGCTTTAGAAATATATGATAAATTTAAAGATGAAACATTTACCGATTTTAAAGTGGGCTTACTTCATGGCAAAATGAAAGCAGATGAAAAAGACAATATAATGAATAAATTTAAAGATGGAAAGATTGATATACTTGTTTCTACTACAGTCATAGAAGTAGGAGTCAATGTACCAAATGCTAATATTATGGTTATATATAATGCAGAGAGGTTTGGACTTTCACAGCTACATCAGCTAAGAGGGAGAGTTGGCAGGGGAGAATATCAATCATATTGCATATTGATAAATGAAGGAAACAATAAAGTTGCAAGAGAAAGAATGCGAATAATGCAAAAAACTAATGATGGATTTAAAATATCAGAAAAGGATTTAGAATTGCGAGGTCCTGGAGAATTTTTTGGAACTAGACAACATGGACTACCTGATTTGAAAATAGCTAATTTATTTACAGATATGGAAATACTAAAATTGGCACAAAGTGAAGCTAGTAAAATAATACTTAAAGATCCTCATCTAAAAGATGAAGAGTATTGTTTAATTAGAGAAAAGATTAAAATAATGTTTAAAGATAAAATAGACGATATAATATTTAATTAATAATTGTTTTATTATAAATTGAAATTGTGTTAAAATGAAATTATTAAAAGGAGTGATTTGTTGAGAATTATCTCAGGAAGCAAAAAAGGTTATAAACTTAAAAGTCCAAAAGGACTAGATACTAGACCAACTCAAGATAGAATAAAGGAATCGCTGTTTAACATATTAGGCGATATAAGAGTGGAAGCAAAAGTATTAGATTTATTTGCTGGTTCTGGAGGAATAGGCATAGAATTTCTAAGTAGAGGAGCTAATGAATGTTATTTTATAGATAATTCCCTTTCAAGTATAAAAATAATTAATGAAAATTTATATGAAACAAACTTAAAATCTAAATCATATGTTTACAAAAATGATGTTTTTAAAGCTATTAAAATTTTAGGTAAGAAAAACATCCAATTTGGCTATATTTTTATGGATCCACCCTATGAGAAAGGGTTAATATTAGAAACATTAAAAATAGTTTGTGAAAACAATATTTTAGAAGATAAAGGCATTATAATAGGAGAACATGAAAGTAAGCTTTTGATAGATAAAAGTGTACTTTGCTTAAATGAAGTGGATAAGAGATTTTATGGTGACAAGGCAATTACATTTTATATGAAAAAGCAGAATTAATTGGGGAGGTAAATTCATGATAGTAATATACCCAGGAAGCTTTGATCCTGTAACAAATGGACATTTAGATATAATTGAAAGATGCTCAAAAAAATTTGATAAAGTCATTGTTGCAATATTAAATAATTCTTCAAAAAAAACTTTATTCACAGTAGAAGAAAGAACAGAATTGTTGAAACAAGCAGTTAAGAAATATGATAATGTAGAAATTGACAATTTTTCTGGGCTTCTTATAGATTATGCTAAAGAAAGAAACGTTACTACTATGGTCAGAGGATTAAGAGCAGTTTCAGATTTTGAATATGAGATGCAGATGGCATTAGTAAATAAAAAACTGTATGGAGACATTGAAACTTTATTTATGGTTTCAAGTGGCGAGTATGCATATTTAAGTTCTAGTATAGTAAAAGAAGTTGTAATGTTTGGTGGGGATGTTTCTTGTTTGGTTCCTAATGTAGTTGAAAAAGCTTTAAAAGAAAAGTTAAAAGGGGGTCAAAGTAAATAATGGACGTATTGGAATTAATTGATGAATTAGAAGATATTGTTGAGGACAGTTCGTCAGTACCTTTTTCTAGCAAGGTTATGGTGGATAAGGGAGAAATATTGGAGATTGTTAAAGAGATAAGGATACAATTGCCGGATGAGTTGAAACAAGCTAGTTGGGTAAAGGAAGAAAGACAAAGAATACTTGCAGAAGCTCAAAAAGAAGCAGATACAATTGTTGGAGAAGCACAATCTCATCTTGAAGAGTTAATAGAAGAAGATGAGATTACAAAGAAAGCACAAGAAAGAGCTGAAGAAATTTTGTCAAAGGCTCAAACAAATGCAAAAGAAATAAGACTAGGTGCAGTAGAATATGCAGATAGTATCTTGACTGAGACTCAATTAAACCTAAAAGATTTAATTGATATATTAGATAAAAATAGGCAAGAATTGCGAGGAATGAAATAATATCTATTTATTTAATATTATATTATTTATTGAACTCATTATAAATCCATACAGTAAAGCAAAAATTAACATATAGAGTCCTAACTGAAGTGATATTTTCAAAGTGTCTAACCACTTTGGAAAAGTTATTATTTCTAGGTAATTTGTTTCAAAGCTAAAGGAAGTATATACTATATTTTTATATTTTAAATTATATAATAGGTATGAAAAGCCTGCTGAAAATAATCCATGTAGCAATTTTGAAAACATATACAATTTGCTATTTAAATCTGTGCTATTGATAAAACTCATGGCTTGACTATGGATAGAAAATCCACTCCAACTAATTAAAAAATTTATTATGACTATTTTAAATAAAAGAGATACTCCATTTAATTCTGCAATTTCTTTGCAGCCTATAGTTATTTCAAGCATACCTGTGAGTAAACCTTTTATCACTTCAGGATTTAAGTTTAAAGGAAGTATAATATTAAAAATTTCAGTAAAAATGTTGAAGAAATTTGATATATATAGTATTTCTACTAGTACAGAATAAAACACAATGAAACCACCAACTATAATTATAGAAGAGACTCCATTTATAACGCCATCAGATAGTATTTTTCCAAGATTTCTATTATCTTTATTTTTTGCTTGGAAAAGTTTTCTAAAAGCATTTTTAAAGAGATTTTTATTAGGTGAAGAATTTATTTTTTCATCTTTCATCTTGTAGAATCTAAATAGTACACCAACTGCAATTGCACCTAAATAATGTGGATATACTATTAGTGGGCTTATTAGTGGGTTGTTTAGCATACCTGTAGATATGGCACCAATCATGAATAGAGGTCCTGAAGTACTTGAAAAGGAAAGAAGCCTTTGGGCTTCAGATTTTGATATTTTTTTATCTTTTCTTAATCGTGTTACAAGTTTTACACCTACAGGATAACCAGAGGTAATACTCATGGCAAAAGGAAATGCACCTTTTCCAGATACATTAAATATAGGAACCATTAGAGGCTCTAGCAATACACCTATAAAATCTACAAAACCTAATCCTATAAGTAATTCAGAGATGACTAAAAAAGGGAAAAGTGATGGAACAACAATATTTATCCACGCCAATAGCCCTTTTGAAGCTGCTTTTATACAATCTTGAGGGTGTATTATTATATTATACAATACAAACAAGCTAATCAATATATATATTATAGTTGAGATATTATTTTTTTTGATTTGCATATTGATAATGCCTCCATTTTTTTAATAAGCAATAGAAAATTTCTAGTTTTCTTATATATTTATATTTAATTGAATTTAACAATATGATTTTTTTAGATAATGTGCCTAAGAGGTGATTTTAATGAACGATGAACCTAAAATTGGTATAGCTTTAGGATCTGGATCTGCTAGGGGTTTTGCTCATATTGGAGTATTAAAAGCCCTTGAAGAAAATGATATTTATGTGGATATGGTTTCTGGTAGTAGTGCTGGTGCCTTGATTGGAGGACTATATTGTTGTGGAATTGATCCAGAAATGATAAAGAATTTGGCCATTCAGATAGATAAAAAGATTTGGATGGATTTTACTATTCCTAAGACGGGAATTTTAAAAGGTGAAAAGATAGAAGAAATACTTAAAATAATTACTGGAGGGAAAAATATTGAAGATTTAGATAAGAAAATAATTATTGTTGCTACAGATCTGCAAAATGCAGAAGAAGTTGTATTTACTACGGGACCAGTATACAAGGCTATTAGATCAAGTATATCAATTCCTGGAATTTTTGAACCTGTAGTTTATAACAGTAAAACATTAGTCGATGGGGGAGTTGTAGATAGAGTCCCTATTTCTATTTTAAAAGATGTAGGTGCTGATGTTGTCATTGCAGTAGATGTAGGGTTTAGTAGTTATCAAAGCAGAGTATTTCAAGTTTTTGATATAATTCAACAATCTATGGATGTTATGGCCAAAAAAATAGTTGAATTAGATAAAATATATGCTGATGTTATAATAGAACCTCAACTTTCTCATATAGATTCTTCAGAATTTGAACGAGTAGATGAATGTGTTGAAATCGGATATGAGGCTACTATAGAAAAAATAGATGAAATAA belongs to Sporanaerobacter acetigenes DSM 13106 and includes:
- the recG gene encoding ATP-dependent DNA helicase RecG: MDRLSMSVQYVKGVGPKRASKLRKLNIHTVEDLIYYFPRSYEDRRNFSRIRDCSHGQKVSLKVYVAGYPSVLRPRKNLSILKVPVKDETGIAYLIWFNQDYLADKFNIGEELNVNGKIKRIGNEVQISNPVFEKKNSYKDKVGSIVPIYSLTENLTNNEMVLIMKNVLKDYIDKIVEIFPKDMLSKLDLMPVKQAILNVHFPKNGESYKRARERLVFEELLVLQLGLFMIKNNVKFDNLGIKFDAVEEVEDFISRLPFQLTNAQKKVFKEIEKDMESDKQMNRLIQGDVGSGKTVIAALAMFKAWKSGYQSAMMAPTEILASQHYENISHMMEKYGMKCELLVGSLSNKKKEEVLDKLKNGEIDILVGTHAIIQDNVQFKNLGLAITDEQHRFGVRQRAIFSQKGLNPDIIVMTATPIPRTLALILYGDLDISIIDELPPGRKAIETYAVGFNMLGRVNEFVKKQIREGRQAYIVCPLIEESDTLNIRAALEIYDKFKDETFTDFKVGLLHGKMKADEKDNIMNKFKDGKIDILVSTTVIEVGVNVPNANIMVIYNAERFGLSQLHQLRGRVGRGEYQSYCILINEGNNKVARERMRIMQKTNDGFKISEKDLELRGPGEFFGTRQHGLPDLKIANLFTDMEILKLAQSEASKIILKDPHLKDEEYCLIREKIKIMFKDKIDDIIFN
- the rsmD gene encoding 16S rRNA (guanine(966)-N(2))-methyltransferase RsmD is translated as MLRIISGSKKGYKLKSPKGLDTRPTQDRIKESLFNILGDIRVEAKVLDLFAGSGGIGIEFLSRGANECYFIDNSLSSIKIINENLYETNLKSKSYVYKNDVFKAIKILGKKNIQFGYIFMDPPYEKGLILETLKIVCENNILEDKGIIIGEHESKLLIDKSVLCLNEVDKRFYGDKAITFYMKKQN
- the coaD gene encoding pantetheine-phosphate adenylyltransferase translates to MIVIYPGSFDPVTNGHLDIIERCSKKFDKVIVAILNNSSKKTLFTVEERTELLKQAVKKYDNVEIDNFSGLLIDYAKERNVTTMVRGLRAVSDFEYEMQMALVNKKLYGDIETLFMVSSGEYAYLSSSIVKEVVMFGGDVSCLVPNVVEKALKEKLKGGQSK
- a CDS encoding ATPase — protein: MDVLELIDELEDIVEDSSSVPFSSKVMVDKGEILEIVKEIRIQLPDELKQASWVKEERQRILAEAQKEADTIVGEAQSHLEELIEEDEITKKAQERAEEILSKAQTNAKEIRLGAVEYADSILTETQLNLKDLIDILDKNRQELRGMK
- the ylbJ gene encoding sporulation integral membrane protein YlbJ, translating into MQIKKNNISTIIYILISLFVLYNIIIHPQDCIKAASKGLLAWINIVVPSLFPFLVISELLIGLGFVDFIGVLLEPLMVPIFNVSGKGAFPFAMSITSGYPVGVKLVTRLRKDKKISKSEAQRLLSFSSTSGPLFMIGAISTGMLNNPLISPLIVYPHYLGAIAVGVLFRFYKMKDEKINSSPNKNLFKNAFRKLFQAKNKDNRNLGKILSDGVINGVSSIIIVGGFIVFYSVLVEILYISNFFNIFTEIFNIILPLNLNPEVIKGLLTGMLEITIGCKEIAELNGVSLLFKIVIINFLISWSGFSIHSQAMSFINSTDLNSKLYMFSKLLHGLFSAGFSYLLYNLKYKNIVYTSFSFETNYLEIITFPKWLDTLKISLQLGLYMLIFALLYGFIMSSINNIILNK
- a CDS encoding patatin-like phospholipase family protein, with amino-acid sequence MNDEPKIGIALGSGSARGFAHIGVLKALEENDIYVDMVSGSSAGALIGGLYCCGIDPEMIKNLAIQIDKKIWMDFTIPKTGILKGEKIEEILKIITGGKNIEDLDKKIIIVATDLQNAEEVVFTTGPVYKAIRSSISIPGIFEPVVYNSKTLVDGGVVDRVPISILKDVGADVVIAVDVGFSSYQSRVFQVFDIIQQSMDVMAKKIVELDKIYADVIIEPQLSHIDSSEFERVDECVEIGYEATIEKIDEIKNAINSYMKKNSGSY